The DNA segment AACCGCATAAACCACACCCACAGGGATCGTTTTTAGCGTTAATGAAAGACAGTAAAATGATATGGTATAACCCACTATTACCAGTAGAGATGGTCCTAACTTTGAGAATCCATCACTTAATTTTAATGATGTTGTTGCGGTGACTTCAGATGAAATTGCAATGAGTAATATGATCCAATTTTGCATGTTTTTTACTTCTTTTTAATATCTGAGTGCTATATGAATGGGTGTTTTTACGTTGCTTCAATGGCAATTATTTCCACCATTCTGAAAATTGTTGTTTGTCATTGTTTGCTTCAATCTTTTCCCCGATCATGGGGGTTAATAAACGATAAGACATATTCTTACTCGCTTTACTTATTCTTATTAATGGCTCATTCCAGTCGTGATTGGCGAGTTTAAATTTACTATTGTGTGACGGTATTAGTGATTTTGCATTTAAATCCGCGGTTGCTTTAGCCGTTTCTTCTGGTGACATATGGATCAAACTCCAATCGGGATCATATTGTCCACATTCTAGAATGGCCAAATCAAATTGACCAAATTTCTTACCGATTTCTTTGAAATGAGGGCCATAACCACTATCGCCGCCCAAATAGATCTGATGATGAGCCGTAATCAATGCAAATGAACCCCATAACGTTTGATTTCTTGTTAATAAACGGCCAGAAAAATGTCGCGCAGGTAGAATATGAATTTGAGTCGCTTTATCTTTGAAAACATCATTCCAATCACCTTCAAAAATGATGTCTTTGTTGAATCCCCATTGTCTAAAATAGTCACCGACACCCAGCGGGGTGATCACTTTTCCTATTTTATCTTTCAAATCCATAATTGTTGGATAATCTAAATGATCCCAGTGGTCATGACTAATCAATAAATAATCAATTTTGGGGATGTCATTTGCGGAATATATATTGCTGCCCTTAAATGCAAGATTAGTAAACGGCACCGGTGAGGCATTTTCACTGAATACGGGGTCTATCAGCACCTTGATGCCATCAATCTGAAGAAAATAGCTGGAGTGTCCCATCCAAATGATGGCATTTTCATCTGGCTTCAGTTGGAGAAGATTTGTCTTCACTGCGGTTGGAATTGGTGCTGATGGTCTCGCGTTTGGATTTTTATTCATCAAAAAATTCATCAGATCTGTGACCCGACTTTTTTCAATGGTCCGTGTTAAAACTGGCGTAGGTAATTGGTTGTAAAATGTACCATGCGCATAGGTTGAGAAGTGGACCTTTGGCAATATAGTTTTCGGCGATAACTCAGCGAATTGCGGTTGTTGTATATAAAAATAGACAAATATGCTGAGTAGAACGATAACGCTCATCAATACAGAGGCCATTTTATAAAATAATTTAATATTTGATTTCAGCTCAAAAGCAACAGTTTGTTCTTTTGTCATTAAAGACTTTCCTTATGTGTTACGTTGGGCTGCATTTCTACTGAGTGGGGTTATAACATTCGAGGCTACACTCATACGCATCATATATTAAGCGATTGATAGATAATAATAATTCCAATTTATGGAATTGATGATCAATATTTTTAGAATAATATGACAAGAAAGTAATGGGGCTATAATCAAAAACGTTATGGATGGAATGACAGGCAGCTGAGTAGTTATTATAAACACATTAATTAGTTTTATTCACAAGCCCTTTTTGCGTATCATCACTAATTATCTTACTCAATCTCTATTATCATTTGTATGAACTATCTTCATTTACAGGCTTAAGATCATGCAATCAATAAAATTAAATAATGGCCTAGAAATGCCATTACTGGGTTTTGGTGTTTTCCAAATGACGGATAAAGCTGAATGTGAGCGTGCCGTTGTTGATGCCATTGAAGCAGGCTATCGTCTGATCGATACAGCGGCTTCTTATCAAAATGAAACTGAAGTTGGTAACGCCATCAAAAACAGCGGTATTGACCGTAAAGAGTTGTTTGTAACGACCAAATTGTGGTTACAAGATACCAATTATGAAGGCGCCAAAGCACAGTTTGCACGTTCTTTGAATCGTTTAAGACTGGATTATGTAGATCTGTATTTAATTCATCAGCCTTATGGTGATGTTCATGGTGCGTGGAGAGCCATGGAAGAATTACAGCAAGAAGGCTTAATTCGTGCCATTGGGGTTAGTAATTTCCATCCGGATCGTCTGGCTGATCTAATTGCGTTTAATAAAACCGTGCCAGCGGTGAATCAGGTGGAAGTGAACCCATTCAACCAACAACTTCATGCAGTGCCTTGGATGCAAAGTAAAGGCATTCAGCCGGAAGCATGGGCTCCGTTTGCGGAAGGGCGTAATGGTTTATTTCAGAATCCAAAATTGACCACCATTGGTGAAAAATACGGGAAGAGTGTAGGGCAGGTGGTTTTACGTTGGTTATATCAGCGTGGCATTGTGTCTCTGGCAAAAACGGTTCGTAAAGAACGCATGATTGAAAATTTGAATGTACTTGATTTTGCCTTGACTGAATTCGAGATACAGCAAATCACCGCAATGGACACCGCAACTAGCGCATTCTTCTCACACCGCGATCCTGCCATGGTCGAATGGCTTGCTTATCGAAAACTGGATGTTTAATGCTCATTTTTCGAAGACAAACGGCTTACTAATGTAAGCCGTTTTATTTTAATCGATATTAGTTCAGGTGTTTTGTTTTTAGCCAATCAGACATTAACTCGGCAATTTTCTGATTGTTCAAATCTGACATTGGGAAGTGCGTGTTGCCATAAACACCAATACAAATTGAACTTAATGATGCTGAGTTGGTTGTGGTTAATAATGAATCTGAGCTGATTGAAATTCAATGCTAATTAATGATGGTGTAATATCTTAATAGGATATAACCTAATGTTCGAACTTGTATTTTTTAATTGTCTTTGAACTTCATCTTAAGAAATATCTTTAACAAAGACAGGTGGATTTAGAGTATCGGTCGTGCCAAAAAATAAAGTCTAGCTGTTGTTGGATTAACAAAATCTACAGCCATATCTTATTTTTACATATCCGGTTGTCGTTGCGAAGACAATATATGACTATAGTGTAATTCCTTAATAGGAAAGGTCTGGTTAATTTATGAATCTCATTCATTTGTTCGATGAATAATCACAGCATAATCATTTCATCTCGTATCCTTTACTATAAAATTTGTTCTTATAGAAAAACTCAAATTTTAAACAAAGGACTAAAAAATGCAAAAACGAAAACTGGGTAATAACGGTTTGGACGTTTCCGCACTGGGTCTCGGTTGTATGCGGATGAGTTTTGGGGATAAGCCTGCTGACAAAAATGAAATGATTACGTTTTTGCATCAGGCGGTTGACCGTGGTGTGACCTTCTTTGATACTGCCGAAGTTTATGGCCCGTTCACCAACGAAGAGTTGGTTGGTGAGGCGTTAGCGCCATTTCGGAATCAAGTTGTTATTGCTACAAAATTTGGGTTTGCGCATGAACCGGGTCGAGGGCCGCATCCCGGTGCTGGTTTTGACAGTCGGCCAGAACAAATTCGCCGTGTTGCCGAAGCTTCATTAAAGCGCTTACGTGTTGACGCCATTGACCTGTTTTATCAACATCGCATGGATCCGAACGTGCCGATCGAAGATGTCGCAGGTGCCGTTCGCGATCTGATCAAAGAGGGTAAAGTAAAACATTTTGGATTATCAGAGGCGGATGCAGCAACCCTGCGTCGTGCGCACGCCGTGCAACCTGTTGCTGCACTGCAAAGCGAATATTCGATTTGGTGGCGAGCCATCGAAGCCGATATTTTACCGAGCTGTGAAGAGTTAGGGATCGGATTAGTGCCATACAGCCCATTGGGGCGTGGTTATTTAACCGGGAAAATTGACGAAAATACCACCTATGACAGTGCGGATATTCGCAGCCGGAATCCGCGTTTTACCGCTGACGCAATCAAAGCCAATCGTGGTGTTATTGATTTGCTTGAGCAAATTGGTGTTCAAAAATCAGCTACCACCGCGCAGATTGCATTGGCGTGGTTATTAGCGCAGAAACCATGGATTGTGCCGATCCCAGGATCACGGAATTTAAATCGTCTAGAAGAAAATTTAGGAGCGGCAAATGTGACATTAACGGCATCAGATCTGGCATTAATTGATGCTGCAATGTCTAAAATAAATGTGATAGGTGATCGGTATTAAGTCCGGAAT comes from the uncultured Tolumonas sp. genome and includes:
- a CDS encoding multidrug efflux SMR transporter; the encoded protein is MQNWIILLIAISSEVTATTSLKLSDGFSKLGPSLLVIVGYTISFYCLSLTLKTIPVGVVYAVWSGMGMSLITLVGWHFFGEKLNIPTLFGIGLIFAGVLIMSIFSSVKI
- a CDS encoding MBL fold metallo-hydrolase; translated protein: MTKEQTVAFELKSNIKLFYKMASVLMSVIVLLSIFVYFYIQQPQFAELSPKTILPKVHFSTYAHGTFYNQLPTPVLTRTIEKSRVTDLMNFLMNKNPNARPSAPIPTAVKTNLLQLKPDENAIIWMGHSSYFLQIDGIKVLIDPVFSENASPVPFTNLAFKGSNIYSANDIPKIDYLLISHDHWDHLDYPTIMDLKDKIGKVITPLGVGDYFRQWGFNKDIIFEGDWNDVFKDKATQIHILPARHFSGRLLTRNQTLWGSFALITAHHQIYLGGDSGYGPHFKEIGKKFGQFDLAILECGQYDPDWSLIHMSPEETAKATADLNAKSLIPSHNSKFKLANHDWNEPLIRISKASKNMSYRLLTPMIGEKIEANNDKQQFSEWWK
- a CDS encoding aldo/keto reductase encodes the protein MQSIKLNNGLEMPLLGFGVFQMTDKAECERAVVDAIEAGYRLIDTAASYQNETEVGNAIKNSGIDRKELFVTTKLWLQDTNYEGAKAQFARSLNRLRLDYVDLYLIHQPYGDVHGAWRAMEELQQEGLIRAIGVSNFHPDRLADLIAFNKTVPAVNQVEVNPFNQQLHAVPWMQSKGIQPEAWAPFAEGRNGLFQNPKLTTIGEKYGKSVGQVVLRWLYQRGIVSLAKTVRKERMIENLNVLDFALTEFEIQQITAMDTATSAFFSHRDPAMVEWLAYRKLDV
- a CDS encoding aldo/keto reductase, which gives rise to MQKRKLGNNGLDVSALGLGCMRMSFGDKPADKNEMITFLHQAVDRGVTFFDTAEVYGPFTNEELVGEALAPFRNQVVIATKFGFAHEPGRGPHPGAGFDSRPEQIRRVAEASLKRLRVDAIDLFYQHRMDPNVPIEDVAGAVRDLIKEGKVKHFGLSEADAATLRRAHAVQPVAALQSEYSIWWRAIEADILPSCEELGIGLVPYSPLGRGYLTGKIDENTTYDSADIRSRNPRFTADAIKANRGVIDLLEQIGVQKSATTAQIALAWLLAQKPWIVPIPGSRNLNRLEENLGAANVTLTASDLALIDAAMSKINVIGDRY